One Georgenia wutianyii DNA segment encodes these proteins:
- a CDS encoding xylulokinase produces the protein MTYQGTADRLATDSETREAILSGRTSLGIELGSTRIKACLVGPSPAQVLAAGSHEWENQLVDRTWTYSLESVWSGVQAAYAALVEDVERRYGLRPSTYGALGVSAMMHGYLAFDAADELLVPFRTWRNTSTGPAAAELSGLFGVNIPLRWSVAHLHQAVLDAEPHVPHIRFLTTLAGYVHWRLTGRRVLGVGDASGMFPIDPATGTYDARMLTQLDDLAGDRLPGARVLDLLPTVLTAGESAGLLTTEGAALLDPNGTLQAGIPLCPPEGDAGTGMVATNSVAPRTGNVSAGTSIFAMVVLERPLRSAHHELDVVTTPAGDAVAMVHCNNGASELAAWAAMFTRFAAAAGLDLTPDAVYEVMLGEALSGSADAGGLLSYNYLAGEPITGLAEGRPLVVRTPDSELSLANFVRSQVYSMFGTLSLGMEVLHGEGVEIDLMLAHGGIFRTPGVSQRLLAGALGVPVAVGQTASEGGAWGIAVLASYLHAAAETDLGTYLDSRVFAGAEVTTVEPDPADVAGYAAYLERYRAGLRVQAAAVEAL, from the coding sequence GTGACGTACCAAGGCACCGCCGACCGGCTCGCGACGGACAGCGAGACGCGCGAGGCGATCCTCAGCGGACGCACGTCGCTGGGCATCGAGCTGGGCTCGACCCGCATCAAGGCCTGCCTCGTCGGGCCCTCGCCCGCGCAGGTGCTCGCCGCCGGCTCGCACGAGTGGGAGAACCAGCTCGTCGACCGGACGTGGACCTACTCCCTGGAGTCGGTGTGGTCGGGCGTGCAGGCGGCCTACGCCGCGCTGGTCGAGGACGTCGAGCGGCGCTACGGGCTGCGGCCGTCGACCTACGGCGCCCTCGGCGTCTCGGCGATGATGCACGGCTACCTCGCGTTCGACGCCGCCGACGAGCTGCTCGTGCCCTTCCGCACGTGGCGCAACACCTCCACCGGCCCGGCCGCCGCCGAGCTCTCCGGGCTGTTCGGGGTGAACATCCCCCTGCGGTGGTCGGTGGCCCACCTCCACCAGGCGGTCCTCGACGCCGAGCCGCACGTGCCCCACATCCGGTTCCTCACCACCCTCGCGGGCTACGTCCACTGGCGGCTCACCGGTCGCCGGGTGCTCGGGGTGGGCGACGCCTCGGGCATGTTCCCCATCGACCCCGCGACCGGGACGTACGACGCCCGGATGCTCACCCAGCTCGACGACCTCGCGGGCGACCGGCTGCCCGGCGCCCGGGTGCTCGACCTCCTGCCGACCGTGCTCACCGCGGGCGAGTCCGCCGGCCTGCTCACCACCGAGGGCGCCGCGCTCCTCGACCCGAACGGGACCCTGCAGGCGGGCATCCCCCTGTGCCCGCCCGAGGGCGACGCCGGCACGGGCATGGTCGCCACGAACTCCGTGGCCCCGCGCACGGGCAACGTCAGCGCCGGGACGAGCATCTTCGCGATGGTCGTCCTCGAGCGCCCGCTGCGCAGCGCGCACCACGAGCTCGACGTCGTGACGACCCCCGCGGGGGACGCGGTGGCGATGGTCCACTGCAACAACGGGGCGAGCGAGCTCGCCGCGTGGGCCGCGATGTTCACCCGGTTCGCCGCGGCGGCCGGGCTCGACCTCACCCCCGACGCCGTCTACGAGGTGATGCTCGGCGAGGCCCTGTCCGGCAGCGCCGACGCCGGCGGCCTGCTGTCCTACAACTACCTCGCCGGCGAGCCGATCACCGGTCTCGCCGAGGGGCGCCCCCTGGTGGTGCGCACGCCCGACAGCGAGCTCAGCCTGGCGAACTTCGTCCGCTCGCAGGTGTACAGCATGTTCGGCACGCTCAGCCTCGGCATGGAGGTGCTCCACGGCGAGGGTGTCGAGATCGACCTCATGCTCGCCCACGGCGGCATCTTCCGCACCCCCGGCGTCTCGCAGCGGCTGCTCGCCGGAGCCCTCGGGGTCCCCGTGGCGGTCGGGCAGACCGCATCGGAGGGCGGGGCGTGGGGCATCGCCGTCCTCGCGTCCTACCTCCACGCCGCGGCGGAGACGGACCTCGGCACCTACCTCGACTCCCGCGTCTTCGCGGGCGCGGAGGTCACGACGGTCGAGCCGGACCCCGCCGACGTCGCCGGCTACGCGGCCTACCTCGAGCGCTACCGCGCGGGGCTGCGTGTGCAGGCGGCGGCCGTCGAAGCGCTCTGA
- a CDS encoding immunoglobulin-like domain-containing protein — translation MRRRRLVAAVATAALGAGMLAAVPAATAAEPSADGLVLHYPLTGEGGTTAQDASGNGRDGQIVGGAELGAGGVTLDGSDDHVVLPDNITAGLDAITVSMDVLLEPPHSGNYFLFNLGNPAVGTPQSGNGYLFVTDTPNVARAAISPAAWGGEQNVLGTQKFTRGVWQHVTFTLAGGTGSLYVDGERVGQNTGITVTPGDIGNGVTTANYIGRSAYDADRRVDGSIKDFRIYDRALSAEEINALVTANAEASLALDAEGLTLPDLDAVTSNLDLPAASPGGSAVTWATSDPSVVTADGVITRPAADEEPATATLTATLSQRGLTREQVFEVTVLPLPADEARAQAAADALVVHDVDDVRGNLYLPTSGTDTATVTWESSDPGVITATGEVSRPAAGEAAAEVALTASVTVGASTVTRVFDATVPPLPEAQPYEGYLFSYFLGEGLEHGEQVYFSLSQGNDPLAYTTLNDGEPVMVSTSGEMGLRDPFIIRSPEGDKFYQIATDLRMWNQSSGSWDQVQRQGSRNVVVWESTDLVNWSESWVAEVAPENAGNAWAPEIFYDDSIGEYVVFWASKLYAEDDPDHTGAAHNRMMYSTTRDFRNFSEPEILIDTGSSVIDTTMIEHDGDVYRFSKNEENRTGSNPGGKHVFQEVGSGPLTDDFELVREAVGAGSINQGEGPLVFKSNTEDRWYLFIDEYGGRGYVPFTTTDLASGEWTMIGSADYSFSQRYRHGTVLPVTGAEWEALDNAYGEGRVTDQEAVEAAAAALAIPNVDDVRGNITLPTEGEEGTAVVWASSDPDVITTDGVVARPAHGQDPVTVTLTATVTKGAASEVRTFEAVVVPLPVQEEREAYFFPHFKGESTADGEQVYFAASRGNNALDWTPLNDDDVVLESTLGEQGLRDPFIIRSPEGDRFYLLATDLKTYRPGQGPDFARAQQSGSLSLMIWESTDLVTWSEQRMVEVNTPYAGNTWAPEAHYLEDQGMYAVYWASNLYDTTDVAGRSTLDSYNRMMISFTRDFVTFTEPEVWIDIRRQPGRGMIDSTVVEHEGTYYRFTKDERNDIMEVLLEKSPDLLRYQEGAVGTSWELVTERIGSGDPLRHAEGPTAFRANPGDVNIEPGQDTWFLFQDWPPYGGGDGYVAFSSTDLDDADSWTHEPGLNLRARHGTVLPITRAEHERLLRAYQPDALVESVDTVEVTTQAGVAPELPATVGVTYADGSTGDLPVTWEEIDPASYAAPGQLEVAGEIEGVWLEARATVTVEAAGPHVTVEADTRCVLGRVVITARVTNEGAAPAEVEIATAYGTRTATVDGGRTSSYAFTTRLAQVPAGEVGVTSAGASTSAAYAGRSCG, via the coding sequence ATGAGACGACGACGACTAGTGGCCGCCGTGGCGACCGCGGCACTCGGAGCGGGCATGCTCGCGGCCGTGCCGGCCGCGACGGCTGCCGAGCCCTCGGCGGACGGGCTCGTGCTGCACTACCCCCTCACGGGGGAGGGCGGCACCACGGCGCAGGACGCGTCCGGCAACGGGCGTGACGGGCAGATCGTCGGCGGTGCCGAGCTCGGCGCCGGCGGCGTCACGCTCGACGGCAGCGACGACCACGTCGTCCTGCCGGACAACATCACCGCGGGCCTGGACGCCATCACGGTGTCCATGGACGTGCTGCTCGAGCCGCCCCACAGCGGCAACTACTTCCTGTTCAACCTCGGCAACCCGGCCGTCGGCACCCCGCAGTCCGGCAACGGCTACCTGTTCGTCACCGACACACCGAACGTCGCCCGGGCCGCGATCTCCCCGGCCGCGTGGGGCGGGGAGCAGAACGTCCTCGGGACCCAGAAGTTCACCCGCGGCGTGTGGCAGCACGTGACCTTCACTCTCGCGGGTGGCACCGGCAGCCTCTACGTCGACGGCGAGCGCGTCGGGCAGAACACCGGGATCACGGTGACCCCCGGGGACATCGGCAACGGCGTGACGACCGCGAACTACATCGGACGCTCCGCCTACGACGCCGACCGCCGGGTGGACGGGAGCATCAAGGACTTCCGCATCTACGACCGGGCGCTGTCGGCGGAGGAGATCAACGCGCTCGTGACCGCGAACGCCGAGGCCTCCCTCGCGCTCGACGCGGAGGGGCTGACCCTCCCCGACCTGGACGCGGTGACGAGCAACCTCGACCTGCCCGCCGCCAGCCCGGGCGGCTCGGCCGTCACCTGGGCGACGTCCGACCCGTCCGTCGTCACCGCCGACGGCGTGATCACGCGCCCGGCAGCGGACGAGGAGCCGGCCACGGCCACCCTCACCGCGACGCTGAGCCAGCGCGGGCTGACTCGTGAGCAGGTCTTCGAGGTCACGGTCCTCCCGCTGCCAGCGGACGAGGCCCGCGCGCAGGCCGCGGCCGACGCGCTCGTCGTCCACGACGTCGACGACGTCCGCGGCAACCTGTACCTCCCCACGAGCGGCACCGACACCGCGACCGTCACCTGGGAGAGCTCGGACCCCGGCGTCATCACCGCCACCGGCGAGGTCTCCCGGCCCGCCGCCGGCGAGGCAGCCGCCGAGGTCGCGCTCACCGCGAGCGTCACCGTCGGCGCGAGCACGGTGACCCGCGTCTTCGACGCCACCGTCCCGCCGCTGCCCGAGGCGCAGCCGTACGAGGGCTACCTCTTCTCCTACTTCCTCGGAGAGGGCCTGGAGCACGGCGAGCAGGTGTACTTCTCGCTCAGCCAGGGCAACGACCCCCTCGCCTACACCACGCTCAACGACGGCGAACCGGTCATGGTGTCGACCAGCGGCGAGATGGGGCTGCGCGACCCGTTCATCATCCGTTCCCCGGAGGGCGACAAGTTCTACCAGATCGCCACCGACCTGCGGATGTGGAACCAGTCGAGCGGGAGCTGGGACCAGGTCCAGCGTCAGGGCAGCCGCAACGTCGTCGTCTGGGAGTCCACGGACCTCGTCAACTGGTCCGAGAGCTGGGTCGCCGAGGTCGCGCCGGAGAACGCCGGCAACGCCTGGGCGCCGGAGATCTTCTACGACGACAGCATCGGTGAGTACGTCGTGTTCTGGGCCTCGAAGCTCTACGCGGAGGACGACCCCGACCACACGGGCGCCGCGCACAACCGGATGATGTACTCCACGACCCGCGACTTCCGGAACTTCAGCGAGCCCGAGATCCTCATCGACACCGGCTCCTCCGTCATCGACACGACGATGATCGAGCACGACGGCGACGTCTACCGCTTCTCGAAGAACGAGGAGAACCGCACCGGCTCGAACCCGGGCGGCAAGCACGTCTTCCAGGAGGTCGGGTCCGGACCGCTCACCGACGACTTCGAGCTCGTGCGCGAGGCGGTCGGCGCCGGCAGCATCAACCAGGGCGAGGGACCCCTCGTCTTCAAGTCGAACACCGAGGACCGCTGGTACCTGTTCATCGACGAGTACGGCGGCCGCGGGTACGTGCCGTTCACGACGACGGACCTCGCGAGCGGGGAGTGGACGATGATCGGCTCGGCCGACTACTCCTTCTCCCAGCGCTACCGGCACGGCACCGTCCTGCCGGTCACCGGCGCGGAGTGGGAGGCGCTCGACAACGCCTACGGCGAGGGCCGGGTCACCGACCAGGAGGCCGTCGAGGCCGCCGCCGCCGCGCTCGCCATCCCGAACGTCGACGACGTCCGCGGCAACATCACCCTCCCGACCGAGGGGGAGGAGGGGACCGCCGTCGTGTGGGCCTCGAGCGACCCGGACGTCATCACGACCGACGGCGTCGTCGCCCGTCCCGCCCACGGGCAGGACCCGGTGACGGTCACGCTCACCGCCACCGTCACCAAGGGGGCGGCGAGCGAGGTGCGGACCTTCGAGGCCGTCGTCGTCCCGCTGCCCGTGCAGGAGGAGCGCGAGGCGTACTTCTTCCCCCACTTCAAGGGGGAGAGCACGGCCGACGGCGAGCAGGTCTACTTCGCCGCGAGCCGTGGCAACAACGCCCTGGACTGGACGCCGCTGAACGACGACGACGTGGTCCTGGAGTCCACACTGGGTGAGCAGGGGCTGCGTGACCCCTTCATCATCCGCTCGCCGGAGGGTGACCGCTTCTACCTCCTCGCCACCGACCTCAAGACCTACCGTCCCGGGCAGGGACCCGACTTCGCGCGGGCCCAGCAGTCCGGCTCGCTCTCGCTCATGATCTGGGAGTCCACCGACCTGGTGACCTGGAGCGAGCAGCGCATGGTCGAGGTCAACACCCCCTACGCCGGGAACACGTGGGCACCGGAGGCGCACTACCTGGAGGACCAGGGGATGTACGCCGTGTACTGGGCCTCCAACCTCTACGACACGACGGACGTCGCCGGGCGCAGCACCTTGGACAGCTACAACCGGATGATGATCTCCTTCACCCGGGACTTCGTGACCTTCACCGAGCCGGAGGTGTGGATCGACATCCGCCGCCAGCCCGGGCGGGGCATGATCGACTCCACGGTCGTGGAGCACGAGGGGACATACTACCGCTTCACCAAGGACGAGCGCAACGACATCATGGAGGTCCTGCTCGAGAAGTCGCCGGACCTGCTGCGCTACCAGGAGGGTGCCGTCGGCACGTCGTGGGAGCTCGTCACCGAGCGGATCGGCTCCGGGGACCCGCTGCGTCACGCCGAGGGACCCACCGCGTTCAGGGCGAACCCCGGTGACGTGAACATCGAGCCCGGCCAGGACACGTGGTTCCTCTTCCAGGACTGGCCGCCGTACGGCGGGGGAGACGGGTACGTCGCGTTCTCCTCCACCGACCTCGACGACGCCGACAGCTGGACGCACGAGCCCGGCCTCAACCTCCGCGCCCGGCACGGCACGGTCCTGCCGATCACGCGTGCCGAGCACGAGCGGCTGCTCCGCGCCTACCAGCCGGACGCGCTCGTGGAGTCGGTCGACACGGTCGAGGTCACCACGCAGGCCGGCGTCGCGCCGGAGCTGCCGGCGACGGTGGGCGTCACCTACGCCGACGGCTCGACCGGTGACCTGCCGGTGACGTGGGAGGAGATCGACCCCGCCTCCTACGCCGCGCCGGGGCAGCTCGAGGTGGCCGGTGAGATCGAGGGCGTGTGGCTCGAGGCGCGTGCGACGGTCACGGTCGAGGCCGCCGGCCCGCACGTCACGGTCGAGGCGGACACGCGGTGCGTGCTCGGCAGGGTGGTGATCACCGCGCGGGTGACCAACGAGGGGGCCGCGCCGGCCGAGGTGGAGATCGCCACCGCCTACGGCACCCGGACGGCCACCGTCGACGGCGGACGGACGAGCTCGTACGCCTTCACCACGCGCCTGGCCCAGGTGCCCGCGGGCGAGGTCGGCGTGACCTCGGCCGGCGCGTCCACCAGCGCGGCCTACGCGGGACGTTCGTGCGGCTGA
- a CDS encoding DUF916 domain-containing protein has protein sequence MTTAPRPALRVALVSVLALLAALLLSAPVAAQTQEPAVRWSTTPADENGPDGRRAVEHTLDPGEVVEEHLAVRNVSSEEVTFSLDAADGFYTRTGRFDMLASGEESVGAGTWITLPETVTVAAGETEVVPFTIEVPPNTEPGDHAAGITASVRSVQTAEGGTSVGVESRVGFRVTTRVTGELTPSAAVENVRGSYEGSWNAFRPGQVSVSFDVVNEGNTRLFVDGTVSAGGSTVGLTDEHPEEVLPGDTRSLAVVVDGVWPWFAVPLEVAVVPEMLAMDGSTAVLDPVVVSVVVWAVPWPQLLLLLGAVLLVGAVLWGRRSSRRRLERMLEQARDEGRRSAVEDPAATP, from the coding sequence GTGACCACTGCACCTCGCCCCGCGCTCCGCGTGGCCCTCGTCTCCGTCCTCGCGCTCCTCGCCGCCCTCCTCCTGTCGGCGCCGGTGGCGGCGCAGACGCAGGAGCCCGCCGTCCGTTGGTCGACCACGCCCGCGGACGAGAACGGGCCCGACGGCCGGCGCGCGGTCGAGCACACCCTCGACCCCGGTGAGGTGGTCGAGGAGCACCTCGCCGTGCGCAACGTCAGCAGCGAGGAGGTCACCTTCTCCCTCGACGCCGCCGACGGTTTCTACACCCGCACCGGCCGGTTCGACATGCTCGCCTCCGGCGAGGAGTCGGTGGGGGCCGGGACCTGGATCACGCTGCCGGAGACCGTCACGGTCGCCGCCGGGGAGACCGAGGTCGTCCCGTTCACCATCGAGGTGCCGCCCAACACCGAGCCGGGTGACCATGCCGCCGGCATCACCGCCTCGGTCCGGTCGGTGCAGACGGCCGAGGGTGGCACGAGCGTCGGCGTGGAGAGCCGGGTCGGCTTCCGCGTGACGACCCGGGTCACCGGTGAGCTCACCCCGTCGGCCGCCGTGGAGAACGTGCGCGGCAGCTACGAGGGGAGCTGGAACGCCTTCCGTCCCGGGCAGGTCTCCGTCTCCTTCGACGTCGTCAACGAGGGCAACACCCGCCTGTTCGTCGACGGCACGGTCTCGGCCGGCGGCAGCACCGTCGGGCTCACGGACGAGCACCCCGAGGAGGTCCTGCCGGGTGACACCCGCAGCCTCGCGGTCGTCGTCGACGGCGTGTGGCCGTGGTTCGCCGTGCCGCTCGAGGTCGCGGTGGTCCCCGAGATGCTCGCGATGGACGGCTCGACGGCGGTGCTCGACCCCGTCGTCGTCAGCGTCGTCGTGTGGGCCGTCCCGTGGCCCCAGCTCCTTCTCCTCCTCGGTGCCGTCCTCCTCGTCGGGGCGGTCCTGTGGGGCAGGCGCTCCTCGCGCCGCAGGCTCGAGCGGATGCTCGAGCAGGCGCGCGACGAGGGACGCCGGTCCGCGGTCGAGGACCCCGCCGCGACCCCCTGA
- a CDS encoding family 43 glycosylhydrolase, whose product MSILSRLGRAATAGAALTALVLGGVVSAQADVPDDGLVAEYLFDQTSGATVPNTAPTDVGPAVVRNVRDTDWTGSAMTMRGGSKTSTGNWVELPDDLLAGQESATVTAEVKASAAMLDGFHFLWTIGNDSSATEYFFASLNCGSGRAPLVGLKSGGVERLVQSASCGLSANQWVNVTTVVDGAAGTASLYLDGTRVAHGAMETTPGDVLDQSLNTIGRAPWPDPLFQGAVSAFRVYDRALSADEVAEVSATDVQAHADELRAQAQAVLTGLDLADVETSSDLDLPTAGGRVTWTSSDPAVVAPDGAVTPPLAGQEAVTALLTATASIRGIGVSQAITVTVLPSTETPAERAERLAGRVVVPPVVASGTALPPAPDGTSVVVESVTGADVVDGTIVADEPVDAVITLRVTDTATGASTARTFTTRVLPDATRLLAYSRVPTSASEANNADVALSMHLALEEGEGWTPLNENYGIFFPRTSTTPPIEGTSASIVRSLRDPHLFHLADGSFGIVATRTARNGGSDGTQASSMLLARSDDLLGYEEVGLVDLGVTSGVNDPAVVYDSAAERYVVTWTSDAGSAMYTTFADLTDPSTRSAAQRGTVAATGGIGEAGVPSFATGNTLPVTADVVEALRVRFGRIVNTEVRPLEGVTLEEGSELAAADLPARAELGYTDGSTATRAIEWDADSLAAVDTTTPGDYQVTGTIKAPQYATPFADERADPTIFRFDWNGQQKFLMIATEDLDMNPIDPANGPHMPFRVADRVEDLSDEAVRDGRTVEVDLLRAGDTDADGGVMTGCFWAPEIHLIDGTLSILFMPCYDGSNGRPDMWTGRASIIQLKQDDEGNHLDPADPASWTKAQKVLRADGSILNPIQNISLDMTYFQDSGQSYYVWQMLGALFIARTDPSDPTRLTSEPVRVTAPEFAWDNTIAEGANVHVRDGVIYMIYSGSTVGDTYTTGLLTAPAGQDADLTDPEVWTKLGYPVQKSGIFNGEWQLGTGHGMWSHDEDDNLLYVFHARTDNRGLSGRDMFVRRVHWAADGMPVFDMEAHEEIAPGNETVTVTVTVAPSDGLDVTATVDTRCVVGRVTQAVRVTNGEEVPVELTLTSEYGTRTATLQPGRTASYAFSTRQADLPAGAVTVAAEATVDGGSVEDSVTVTHAARTC is encoded by the coding sequence ATGAGCATCCTGTCCCGACTGGGAAGGGCGGCCACAGCCGGCGCCGCCCTCACCGCCCTCGTCCTCGGAGGGGTGGTGAGTGCCCAGGCCGACGTCCCCGACGACGGCCTCGTGGCCGAGTACCTCTTCGACCAGACCTCGGGCGCCACCGTCCCGAACACGGCCCCCACCGACGTCGGGCCCGCCGTGGTCCGCAACGTCCGGGACACCGACTGGACCGGCAGCGCGATGACCATGCGCGGCGGGTCCAAGACCTCGACCGGCAACTGGGTCGAGCTCCCCGACGACCTCCTCGCCGGCCAGGAGTCCGCCACCGTCACCGCCGAGGTCAAGGCCTCGGCTGCCATGCTCGACGGGTTCCACTTCCTGTGGACCATCGGCAACGACTCCTCGGCGACCGAGTACTTCTTCGCCTCGCTCAACTGCGGCTCCGGGCGCGCGCCGCTCGTCGGACTCAAGTCCGGTGGGGTCGAGCGGCTCGTCCAGTCCGCCTCGTGCGGCCTCAGCGCGAACCAGTGGGTCAACGTCACCACTGTCGTCGACGGCGCGGCGGGCACCGCCTCGCTCTACCTCGACGGGACGCGGGTCGCCCACGGGGCCATGGAGACCACGCCCGGCGACGTCCTCGACCAGTCGCTCAACACGATCGGCCGCGCGCCGTGGCCCGACCCGCTGTTCCAGGGCGCCGTCTCCGCCTTCCGCGTCTACGACCGCGCGCTGAGCGCGGACGAGGTCGCCGAGGTGTCGGCGACCGACGTCCAGGCCCACGCCGACGAGCTGCGCGCCCAGGCGCAGGCCGTCCTCACCGGGCTCGACCTCGCCGACGTCGAGACGAGCTCCGACCTCGACCTGCCCACCGCGGGCGGACGCGTCACCTGGACGTCGAGCGACCCGGCGGTCGTCGCCCCGGACGGCGCCGTCACCCCGCCGCTCGCCGGCCAGGAGGCCGTCACCGCCCTGCTCACCGCGACCGCCTCGATCCGCGGGATCGGCGTCAGCCAGGCCATCACCGTCACCGTGCTGCCCTCGACCGAGACCCCCGCCGAGCGGGCCGAACGGCTCGCCGGACGCGTCGTCGTCCCGCCGGTCGTGGCCTCCGGGACGGCTCTGCCGCCGGCGCCCGACGGCACGAGCGTCGTCGTCGAGTCGGTGACCGGCGCCGACGTCGTCGACGGCACGATCGTCGCCGACGAGCCGGTCGACGCCGTCATCACCCTCCGCGTCACCGACACGGCGACCGGCGCGAGCACCGCGCGCACCTTCACCACCCGGGTGCTCCCGGACGCGACGCGACTCCTCGCCTACAGCCGCGTCCCGACGAGCGCGAGCGAGGCGAACAACGCCGACGTCGCGCTGAGCATGCACCTGGCCCTGGAGGAGGGCGAGGGCTGGACCCCGCTCAACGAGAACTACGGCATCTTCTTCCCCCGGACGTCGACGACGCCCCCGATCGAGGGGACGTCGGCCAGCATCGTCCGCAGCCTGCGCGACCCGCACCTCTTCCACCTGGCCGACGGCTCGTTCGGCATCGTCGCCACCCGCACCGCCCGCAACGGCGGTTCCGACGGCACGCAGGCGTCGAGCATGCTCCTCGCGCGCAGTGACGACCTGCTGGGCTACGAGGAGGTCGGCCTCGTCGACCTCGGTGTCACGAGCGGCGTCAACGACCCCGCGGTCGTCTACGACAGCGCCGCCGAGCGCTACGTCGTCACGTGGACCTCGGACGCCGGGTCGGCCATGTACACGACGTTCGCCGACCTCACCGACCCGTCCACCCGCTCGGCCGCCCAGCGCGGCACCGTCGCGGCCACCGGGGGCATCGGCGAGGCCGGGGTGCCGAGCTTCGCCACCGGCAACACGCTGCCCGTCACGGCGGACGTCGTCGAGGCGTTGCGGGTGCGGTTCGGGCGCATCGTCAACACCGAGGTCCGCCCGCTCGAGGGCGTGACCCTCGAGGAGGGGAGCGAGCTCGCCGCCGCGGACCTGCCCGCCCGGGCCGAGCTCGGCTACACCGACGGCTCGACGGCCACCCGCGCGATCGAGTGGGACGCCGACTCCCTCGCCGCCGTCGACACCACGACTCCCGGGGACTACCAGGTCACCGGCACCATCAAGGCGCCCCAGTACGCGACGCCGTTCGCCGACGAGCGTGCCGACCCGACGATCTTCCGGTTCGACTGGAACGGGCAGCAGAAGTTCCTCATGATCGCGACCGAGGACCTCGACATGAACCCGATCGATCCCGCCAACGGCCCGCACATGCCGTTCCGGGTGGCCGACCGGGTGGAGGACCTCTCCGACGAGGCGGTCCGGGACGGTCGTACCGTCGAGGTCGACCTGCTCCGCGCCGGTGACACCGACGCCGACGGTGGGGTGATGACCGGGTGCTTCTGGGCACCGGAGATCCACCTCATCGACGGCACCCTCTCCATCCTGTTCATGCCCTGCTACGACGGCTCGAACGGCCGGCCGGACATGTGGACCGGGCGCGCGAGCATCATCCAGCTCAAGCAGGACGACGAGGGCAACCACCTCGACCCGGCCGACCCGGCGAGCTGGACGAAGGCGCAGAAGGTGCTCCGGGCGGACGGGTCGATCCTCAACCCGATCCAGAACATCTCGCTCGACATGACGTACTTCCAGGACTCCGGGCAGTCCTACTACGTGTGGCAGATGCTCGGGGCGCTGTTCATCGCCCGGACGGACCCGAGCGACCCGACGCGTCTGACCTCCGAGCCGGTCCGGGTCACCGCGCCGGAGTTCGCGTGGGACAACACCATCGCCGAGGGCGCCAACGTCCACGTCCGGGACGGGGTGATCTACATGATCTACTCCGGGTCCACCGTCGGTGACACCTACACCACCGGCCTCCTCACCGCGCCGGCGGGGCAGGACGCCGACCTCACCGACCCGGAGGTGTGGACGAAGCTCGGCTACCCGGTCCAGAAGTCGGGGATCTTCAACGGTGAGTGGCAGCTCGGCACCGGCCACGGGATGTGGTCCCACGACGAGGACGACAACCTCCTCTACGTCTTCCACGCCCGCACCGACAACCGCGGGCTGTCCGGCCGCGACATGTTCGTCCGCCGCGTCCACTGGGCCGCGGACGGCATGCCGGTCTTCGACATGGAGGCCCACGAGGAGATCGCCCCCGGGAACGAGACGGTCACGGTCACGGTGACCGTGGCGCCCTCGGATGGGCTCGACGTCACGGCCACCGTCGACACCCGGTGCGTCGTCGGACGGGTGACCCAGGCCGTCCGGGTGACCAACGGCGAGGAGGTGCCGGTCGAGCTGACCCTCACCTCCGAGTACGGGACGCGGACCGCGACCCTCCAGCCCGGCCGCACCGCCTCCTACGCGTTCTCCACGCGGCAGGCGGACCTCCCGGCGGGGGCGGTGACGGTCGCTGCGGAGGCGACCGTCGACGGCGGGTCGGTCGAGGACTCCGTCACGGTGACGCACGCGGCGCGCACCTGCTGA